In a genomic window of Vulpes vulpes isolate BD-2025 chromosome 6, VulVul3, whole genome shotgun sequence:
- the CBY2 gene encoding protein chibby homolog 2 — protein MASDLINLHQHSRPNITRKRDTRSESLEIPINVVLPQRGTAEPFLRLHNLYPTPRCARQAALPRLSRRVVSQHSYPLNRFSSVPLDPMERPTSQADLELDYNPPRVQLSDEMFVFQDGRWVNENCRLQSPYFSPSSSFHHKLHHKRLAKEYLLQEENKALREENKALREENRTLRKENKILQVFWEEHKATLGHDESRASSPLLHKDNVALEVVKKDTALQMHRSKENSTLQLLREENRALQQLLEQRKAYWVQTEEKVGPGEENKTAPLPHEEAHVPGLLPDQSTGLSSPFEESKGPSTPQEDSKTLRVLRQMVGNLSGSSGDEEMKAGSGLPDGSQSLELLREMNQVLQALREENQNLQILREENRLLQEENRALHVLREKHRIFQEENKALWENNKLKLQQKLVIDTVTEVTARMEMLIEELYAFMPAKNKDPKKPSRV, from the exons atggccagtgatttaatcaaccTCCACCAg caCTCGAGGccaaatattacaagaaaaagaGATACCAGATCTGAAAGCCTAGAAATTCCAATCAATGTGGTTCTGCCTCAG AGGGGCACAGCCGAGCCTTTCCTGAGGCTCCACAATTTGTACCCCACCCCACGCTGTGCCAGGCAGGCTGCCCTGCCCAGGCTGAGCCGCAGAGTGGTCAGCCAGCACTCCTACCCGCTGAATCGCTTCTCCTCTGTGCCCTTGGACCCCATGGAGCGCCCCACTTCCCAGGCAGACCTCGAGCTGGATTACAACCCTCCTCGGGTGCAGCTCAGCGATGAAATGTTTGTCTTCCAGGATGGGCGGTGGGTGAACGAAAACTGCCGCCTCCAGTCCCCGTacttctctccatcctcctcttTCCACCATAAGCTGCACCACAAGAGGCTGGCCAAGGAGTACCTGCTGCAGGAGGAGAACAAGGCCCTTCGGGAGGAGAACAAGGCCCTGCGGGAGGAGAACAGGACCCTCCGGAAAGAGAACAAGATCCTGCAGGTCTTCTGGGAGGAGCACAAGGCCACACTGGGCCATGATGAGAGCAGGGCATCCTCGCCACTGCTGCACAAGGACAATGTGGCCCTGGAGGTGGTGAAGAAGGACACAGCCTTGCAGATGCACCGCAGCAAGGAGAACAGCACCCTTCAGCTCCTCAGGGAAGAGAACAGGGCCCTGCAGCAGCTGTTGGAGCAGAGGAAGGCCTACTGGGTGCAGACGGAGGAGAAGGTAGGCCCCGGGGAGGAAAACAAGACAGCCCCCTTGCCTCATGAGGAGGCCCATGTGCCTGGGCTGCTGCCAGACCAGAGCACAGGCCTCTCCTCACCTTTTGAGGAGTCCAAGGGGCCGTCGACCCCCCAGGAGGACTCCAAGACACTCCGGGTCCTACGCCAGATGGTCGGTAACCTGTCTGGGTCTTCTGGGGATGAAGAGATGAAAGCCGGCTCGGGCCTGCCGGATGGAAGCCAGTCCTTGGAGCTACTGAGAGAGATGAACCAGGTGCTGCAGGCCCTGCGGGAGGAGAACCAGAACCTGCAAATCCTCCGGGAAGAGAACCGCCTCCTGCAGGAGGAGAACAGGGCCCTTCACGTGCTTCGCGAGAAGCACAGAATCTTCCAGGAGGAGAACAAGGCCCTGTGGGAGAACAACAAGCTGAAGCTGCAGCAGAAGCTGGTCATCGACACGGTGACTGAGGTCACTGCCCGAATGGAGATGCTCATTGAGGAGCTCTACGCCTTCATGCCTGCCAAGAACAAGGACCCCAAGAAGCCCAGCAGAGTCTGA